The Capsicum annuum cultivar UCD-10X-F1 chromosome 1, UCD10Xv1.1, whole genome shotgun sequence sequence TCTACTTTCAAAGCTAGGAATGATGAACCTCTTCCAACCGAGCTTGAGAAGGAGTGTTATAGTCAGCTAAAGTGAATAACAAACTAACATAGTAAAAGGCTCAAGAAGGAAGTTAGTTATGCTTAAGAGTGTTACTGATCAAAATCCTAACACCAATATAAATAGATGAGTTGTGTACACAAAATATCTAAGgtagtatttttttcatttcaatgtgatcctcttccttctcttttcCCTCCTCTTCTCTTCTTCTCCTCTCTTCTACTTTGATTGTAGCTTACTTCCTGCCTATTCTCCGACTGTTGATTAGCTCTACTAGTCCTTAAATCTCATACAATGGATTTATTAAATTCCAATCAATCAATTTATCTAGTTTATTCATCAACAAAATTGAGACTAACAATAGATagaaaaaattgaaactaaagaaaaaattgaaactaaCATAGGTTTTATGCTTTCTTTAATGACGGGGTTATCCAAGCAGTGTGCACCTCAATTATTTTACCGGATAATTTTTACTTTCAtcaatacaaatatcaaataacTTTACAAATAAAGATTGACATAACTTTACAAATAAAGATTGACAGATAGAAAGACGCTAATTTGTTTTTTAACTTTACATCAAAAGCTATTACACAATAGTTGCTCTCATGGTCGAAATCCCTTTTTGACACAGTATTTCAACGTCCCGACAAACTCCCCCTCATCTAACCATGGTGAAACAAAAAGCAAAAGTTCATTTGGTTTCCATCTGTCTACGGCCTAATCATTCATTCTTGGATGTTTTAGCTAAGAAATTGATAAACAATAAAACTAGTTGTGTGTTTTGATTAATAAAATGCATTCAAATATATAACAGTTGGTAGTCATTATTGTGAAAATACTTGCTAAGACTCCATTTATGGAGCTAATAAGAGGAGAAGGATCAAAATTATAATTGCTTCTTAAACTTGCTTCACCATCTGAGATTTGTGAGATGTTGTGACTTATATGAGCTGTGAAAAGGatacaaaatatctaataaccaCCTCCTTCTAGAACATTATATTTGACAGCTCATTGTAACTAACTAATCATTATCTAACAACCTTCAACCACTTATACAGCTGACTCATCAGTCGgctaactaactaactgaataactacTCCTATCAGTATTACATATCAATGGAATAGGTAGTCATGTATGTGCCAGTGTATGTGGTAGTCaaaacactccccctcaagctgcagGGTGTAGAATATTCAGGACACCAAGCTTGCTAAGTAAATGAGTATGTTGAGCAAGGCTCAGGCCCTTGGTGAGCAGGTCTGCAAGCTGATCACTAGACTAAACATATAGAGCCTTAATCAAGCCATTTTTTATCTTGTCCCTGATGAAATGACAGTCAATCTCAATATGTTTGGTTCTCTCATGAAACACAGGGTTGTTGGCCAATTGGATTACTGAATTATTGTCACTATAAACTGAAATGGAAAGGGTGACAGGAACCTTGAGTTCCTAAAACAATCCAACCAGACAAGTGAGTTCTGCAACTGCTAAAGCCATGCTTCTGTACTCAGCTTCAACAGAACTCCTGGACATAGTGTGTTTCTTCTTGAATTTCCATGATATAAGTGAATCACCAAAGTGAATAGCATAACCAGTAACTGATCTTCTAGTGTTTGGACAAGCAGCCCAATCTGAGTCACACCAGTAAGTCATAGTAGTAGCAGGCTCAGCCTTTAACCAGATCCCTTGACCAACAGAACCTTTAAGGTATCTGACCACCCTAATGGTTGCTTCCCAGTGAGACTTCTTGGGATGTTGCATGAATTAGCTGAGAGTCTGGACAGCAAAGTTAATATTTATCCTTGTAATAGTGGCATACATAAGTTTGCCAACAAGTCTTTGATAAGATGAAATGTCAGATAATAATTCATCACCTTGTGCACCTGTGGCTTAATCTTGATCATACTCAATGGAGGTGAGCTTGGCATTAGACTCTAAAGGAGTAATAACAGGCTTAGAACCACTAAGACTTGTATCAGTAATCACCTCAAGAATGTACTTTCTTTGGTTCAATATGATCCCTGATGTTGATCTTAAAAATTCAATCCCCAAAAAATACATGAGATCTCCCAAGTTTTTCATCTTAAACTGCTGATGTAACTTAATTTTGGTGGCATTGATCAATGATGCACTACTTCTAGTGATtagcaaatcatcaacataaacaagcACTATAACAGTATCATTACCTTGATGCAGAGTgaatagggaataatcatgtgCACTTTAGGTAAAACCAGCCTCAAGTAGGGCATGAGTGAGCTTAAGATTCCACTGCCTGGAGGCCTGCttaataccatacaaagatttGATCAACTTACACACCTTGTGCTCCCCCTGTCTTCTAAATCCCTCTGGCATTTCCATATAGACCTCCTCCTCAAGATCCCCTTGGAGGAATACATTATAcacatccatttgataaagaTTCCAACATTTAGATGTAGCTACTGCAATCACACATCTGACTGTAACCATCTTAGCCATTGGTGAgaaagtttcatgataatctaaCCCCTTCTGTTGGCTATATCATTTGGCTACTAATCTTGCTTTGAACCTCTCCACTTCACCATTTGCAGGgtatttgattttgtatatccACTTGGAACCAACAGTATTCTTCCCTTTAGGTAGATCAACAATGATCCATGTGTTGTTAGCTTCTAAGGCCTGAATCTCTGAATTCATAGCTTCCACCCACCTCTCATCTTTTATAGCTTGTTTATAGTGCTGAGGCTCAGTCAAAATGGAGAATTTGGTTAAATAGCACTGATAAGTAGGACTCAAATTTTTGTAAGACAAGCTGTTGGCTAATGGATGTTTGCATCTCTAGTTTCTGGAAGTATTAACATAATCATGCATCCACACTGGTGGTTTGTTTGTTCTTATTGGTCTACTGGAAGAGGGTTGATGTAGGGAACATTCATCTTGACATGTTTCTTCATGGTTGGTGCCAGGGGAAGCTGTACCAGGTACTGCAGCATCAGAAATTCCATCATCTTCAATTGGAGCTTCTTCAGTAACACTCTCAGTAGTTGTTTCATGAAATATTTCTTCATCTGTGGGGATCAAGAATTCAGTGATATCTTCTTCAGATGAGGAAGCTTGTGTATTTTGTGCTAGTGAGGGAGCAAAAGAAAATGTATCTTCACGAAACACAACATCTCTACTGACTAATAGTTTCTTTAAGGTGATATCCAGCAGTAAATATCCCTTCTGAGACTGAATATCCCACGAAGACTACAGGTTTGGCCCTTTCTATGAACTTATGACCTCTTGGGAGGATAGTGACATAACATAAGCATCCAAATACCTTGAGATGTGACAACTTGGAGAAAACATCAACTGAAATGGGATCTTACCACTTAGAATAGAAGATGGTAACCTGTTCATTAGATATACTGCAGCCTTTACACATAGTCCCCAATACTTAATGGGCAAGTGAGACTGAAACTTGAGTGCTCTAGCTATGTTTAATATGTGTTTGTGTTTTCTCTCCATAACTCCATTCTTTTTAGGAGTGTGAGGACAGCTGATCTGATGTAGTATACCCAGGGACTGGAACAATGCCTTACATTGAGAATGATAAATTCAATGCCATTATCAGATCTAACGTTTTTGATCATTATGCCAAACTGAGTTTTAATCATGGAAATGAATGTCTTAATGGCCACTATGGCTTCAGACTTTAACTGCAACAGGTGCACCCAAGTGTATCTACTATGGTCATCTACCATAGTCAAGAAATAATATTTGTTATCAAAAGTAGAAGTTCTATATGGACCCCGTAAATCCATGTGTACAAGTTCAAAATATGTAGAGTGTCTAGGAGTACTTATAGGGAATGACAATCTTGTTTGTTTAGCTAGTGGACACATAAAACATTTATTCAACATATTTACATCACTAGGATTCTTCAGAATATCTAAACACTTAAGAACCTGAGCAGCAGGATGTCCAAGTCTCTAGTGCCATAAGCTGCAACTGGACGTTGAGACTTCTACAATGAATCTGCTGGTTTTTTATCTTGACTGATTAGTATCTCCTGTCCAACCACCTTTAAGAACATACAGTCCACCCTCTTGTTTACTAATCCTCTTTACCTTGCCATTGAAGAGGTTATGAAAGATacaaaaatcaagataaaagGATAAAAAACACGAAAGTTCCTTAGTTATCTTAGCAATAGACAGCAAATTGAGTTTGAAGTCTGGAATAAGTAGAACATCTTTGATCACATTATCTGCAAAAATGTGGGCTTCTCTAGTTTGTGAGATGTCACTTCATCACCTGTTGGAAGGTGTAACTTGTCCAAATGTCTAGAATCTAATATGGTACCTCTTTTGAATAGGTGTCTATGTGCAGACACATGATGTGTAGCACCTGAGTCTACAATCCAACTGTCAGGACATGCTTTGGATAAGAAATAAGTAGTAATACCTGTCATATTTACTTGTTTCATGTCTTTTGTGTCTTTGCTCAACATGGTCATAATCTGAGTGTAATCCTCCTCAGTGAATGTGTGAGGCTTGGCCAGTGGAGTACGAGTCACTTCATGACTAGAACTAGCAGCATCAACCTGACCAGCTACCATAGTTGAAGCCTGAAAAGACTTGTTGTCAGTGTTGACAAAGTTGTTACCACCATTGCGTGTAGAGAAGTTGTTACTACCAGTGTTTTGTGATCTGAAGTTAGAATTGTAGCTttgtttcttcttgttctttcagTCATTTAGATACCCTACCAACTTGTAACAAGTTTCCTTTGTATGACCTAAGACATGGCAGCAATCACATTTTCTACCTTTATAGTTAGTGTTGCTTTGTCCAAAACCATAGTTTCAATTCACTTGCATAGCAAGTGTCTCTAATCTGTCATTCACAGTCATCATACAAGCTGAATGTTGGATTTCATCCTCTATAAGCATAGCATAAGCTTGGTTAAGAGTAGGAGTCACTCCTTTGAGCAATTTCTGTCTTCTAGCTTGATCATAGGACTCATTTAAGCCACTTAAAAACTGTAAAAGTCTAAGTTGACACATATGATCTGAGTACTCTCTGGACCTAGGGCAATCACAACTAGGATTTGGCACTAGTACATCATACTCACtccataaactcttcaatttggtaaaataggtTGAGACTGAATCTGTACCTTAAGAGTGCATATTAATTTCACGATGCAATTGGTATATACGCACACGATTCACCTGGTCATACCTCTCCTTCAAATCCTCCCAAACTGCACAAGCACTCGTGGCATAAACAATGACAGATAACAGACTATCACTTACAGTGTTCATGATCCAGGAAAGCACAATTGCATTACATGTTTCCCACTGCTCATGAAGCTCTTCTCGATACGACTCCTTGTTACAGGTTCCAGTGACAAATCCAAACTTCCTCTTCCCTAAGAGAGCAATACACATCGATCGACTCCATAGACTATAATTTTCTGAACCAGTTAACTTGATTGGAACAAGTACAGCACTGGAACTATCAGATGCACCAATGAAAAGTGGGATCACTTTGATCAATTTTAGGCACCATGATTGACAGAATGCAACTGCAATATAGATCTAAATTGCGAAAAAAGAACTAAAGATAGAGATCCAAAATGCGCATAAAACTTAGGGAAATGTGATCAAAAGACACACTTAGTGTTGAGCtcgtggctctgataccatgtgaaaataCTTGCTAAGACTCCATTGATGGAGCTAAGAAGAGGAGAAGGATCAAAATTATAACTGCTTCTTAAACTTGTGTTACCATCTGAGATTTGTGAGATGTTGTGCCTTATATGAGCTGTGAAAGGGatacaaaatatctaataaccaCCTCCTTCTAGAACATTCTATTTGGCAGCTCATTGTAATTAACTAATCATTATCTAACAACATTCAACCACTTATACAGTCGGCTAACTAACTAGTATTACATATCAAGTGTATGTGCCTGTGGTAGTCAAAACAATTATAGTGGGTGATGGAATAGCCTATTCATCCCACAGAGACATCGGATATTTGCTGAGCTGTTTCGACATGGTAAAATATAAATAGCATCAAGGAGATTATGAAAATATACACGGATTCTCCACTAGTGGAGCATTAACCATTCAGCTAAGGATGCGCAGCTTTTGTCGACAAAAATTGGCCAGTTGCATTGGTTGAGAAAAAAATTTCTGAAGAAACAGTATAAGAGTTGAGTTTGTCTACttctttaaaattctttttaataCGGTACATATGGTCGACTGGGATTAACAAAGTTGATCTGCAGCGGACTCCGGTAGTTTCGGATAATTTTTGAACGCCCTGTAGcattcaacatccaaaagatCCAAACAATCAACACTTCCCACTAACATTGTGACAAGCAGAAACACAATTATTAACAAGTGGTCGAATGAGAAAAACAATCTTGCAGAAACGAAAAAGAACAATCTTGTTCACACAACTCgagatttatttatatatatatataaaactagaGAGCAAAGATTATGACAAAGTACTAGAGAAACTGCTAATCGACCAAGCTAAACACAAAGCTAATACAAAGGAAAGCTACTAAGACTCACATTGCAAATAAACAAAAAGTAGCGACTGCGTGAAGGAAAACTCAAGCAACCAGCGACAAGGTTCTCCTTCCGCTGCAACTATTGCATGTAATCGAATCAAAGAGAATACAAGGAGCACCCCGTTAAGCCAGAGCTAAGATCATGGTAGTTCAATAGTGCTAAGAGGATGCTCAAAACTGCAACATATCAGCAGAGGCAGTGATGGGTTGAATTGGGCAAGGGAGCTGCCAGGGCTCAAGCAAAGCGTCTGGAATTTCAGGGATGTCCACAGCAAGTCCATTAGCATCAGCCCAGAAACGAGTGAGCGAATTAAGGGAATCCAAGCGTTCAGTCAGTTCAGCAATTTGAGCCCTCAAGACATTGTTCTCTGCTTCGACTGTGTGATAGTTTTTTCCAACAGCATCAATCCTCTGGCTCCAAATAGTGTTCTGATTTTGCAGCTGCGTCAATTCACTCATCAACTCCTCCAAATGCTGCTGTTTCCTCATCCGTGACCGCCTTGCAGATTCACGGTTGGACTCCATTCTCTTTCGTTTTCTCTCATCATAATTAGCATATCTCTGGCCATCAGAGCCCGAACTAGCTGGTTGCTGAGCTGAAGCCATGTCTTGTGTCGttcaataataattaaaagaaggGGAAGGGGTATCTACTGTTTTCTTGTTGGAATCAATAAAATTTGGCTTCTAAATTTGGTACTTCTAATTTCTAAATCAAACAGGAAGAGCGTTCAAAGTTTGATGGGGGCTAGTTCATGAAAACACATAGAACCAGTACAGGAATACAACGGAGAAAGAGTGCATAATGCGAATACGACGCATGAGGATCATGAAGTATTTGAGACCAACATAAAGAATATTTGTGAAACCTCGTCAATAAACAATTAAACAAATTTGTTCGTTTTGTAGATCCAAATCCAAACAGTGTCTTCAGCAATTAAACGCAAATCAATCTGCAAGATGGAAACAGAACATTAATGGATATATAAATCAATCAACTCAATTAAATTAAGATCGCCTATATGAATCTTGTTTATCCTTTCTAGATCTATTCGAGTCTAAAACGATTCAGGACTAATTTCAAAAACTTTATGGGGTCTATGGTAGGGAAAAGAAAGTGGGATATTCCACGATTAAATTTGGGATTAGATTTATTTATTGACAGACTTAATCATGGATATCCTATCTTATCTTAtcccttgaattattttatcgCACATAGAAGGTGGGATTCCACAATTATAATTCAAGGACAGATTATAATTTCAGGACTATAATCCCGGGACAATTTCAGCTAGCAAACGACCCCTAAAATCCAACCCAGTTCATCATCATTTTAACAAACAAATACAcggcaagagcaataaaaaaataaaaataaaagaacaacagcaggaaaaataaaaactcaaaaacaaaaagaaaaacaaaagcaaaatcacaggaaaaataaaagaataaaaaggaaacagatgaaaagatagataaaaaaaaataaagaggaaaataattGAGACATACCTATCAGGTGTAGAACCAAAAGTGGACGAAAGAAGGTCTTAAGCGATGGGGGAAGGGGGTTTATATAGGGAGATGAGGTTGGCTTTTTGgtaaatatatgaagaaaaagattGGTGCGATTGGTGTAATGAATTGAAAAAGTATTGATGACAGCTAAGCAAAAAATTAAAGATAGTGTTGTCGGTATATCCCAAAGAGAGGAAGGAATCTTCTATGGATCTTTCTCTATTCTGTGGGCGATGTTTGctggttttaaaattaaaagtttcgtttaataaaattttaatcttaATTAATCAGTTTCAACCATTAAGtcaaatttatttgtttttaattagatacgtttattttttatgttaggaGTTGCAACAACttaatgaatatgaatgaattTAGTATATAATACTCACTGGGTCAATTTTTACTTTGTCGCTagtttttaaaatgaattttatttttatttgacattTTAACTTATTTGACACTTGTGCCGtagtattaattaattatttttcaaatatatatatatatatatatatatatatatatatatatatataaaggagataTTGGAGCGtgctgatgtggcacctctcAATAATCTTCATTCccatttttttttctccttttttgggcctttttttttaatctattttaattCCTTTTATTGTAAcaaaaaatctaaattattttaatatatatttattaatgttGTTCTTTATTGTGCAattagaaaagataattttaaggTGAACATAAATGATCATTTTAATGTTGGAATAGAAAAGACAAGAAAAACttgtaataataaattaattaaaaagtataaaaaatatgagCTGACAAACTCAATTTTTCATTAGCCAAATTTGAACTTTGTACGAATTTTGGGAAAGCATCTAGTCCCAGAGAGGAGGAATCAATATGGTCATTGAGAAAAATTTTGTTTAATCTATTAAACAGAGAAAAGTTGTTAAGGGTGTGAATCATAAAGCTCCATCAACATACAATCTCTACAGCAAGAAGCAcaatttcaagaatgattatggaTGGAGCAAGGGTATAGACGAGTATGACTATTCTCCGCTAAAACAATCCAACAATAGCGCTTACCTTATCCATCTCTCTCCGGTAATGACCCTCACATTATTCAAGCTCATGATATAATCAATGAACTTAAAATTCTATTACCTCTTAtatatgtttttcttggttaatATATAGGGGTCCACAGGGATGGACCTACGTTGGTTCAAGTGGGTTCAACTGAACCTGCTTGGTCGATTTTTTTTTCGTTTACGTGTATTAATTCTCTGAAAATTGTATATGTAATAAAAATGAACCCACTATATCTAAAGTTAAGGCGCAACTTGTTGGTTCAAGTGTGCTTCCTTGTGCCAGTGATCTTGAGATTGATTCCCGTTACGGCTGTATATACTCTTTATTTTTGTAGACTTTTTTAGGACACTAGTGGTGGTCCAGACTGCAACATTAATGATAGTGTTATCCTTTAATTTTCCTTACAAATTTATTATTTGAGATTTGTTTaaaatattagtaataattattttaggttatatatttatagcttatttattattgtgcttaattttttttttattttagaattaaaaataccacctcaaaaaaaaattctgggagatattatgaaaataaaaaattattactattattctaGATTATCATTATGGTTCATTGTAACCTGAACCCACTTGAATAAAATTCTGGGTCCACCACTGGAAATCCATGATGGCACCTCATGTTAATCCAACAACAATAGAATATGGAGTAGTGTTGAAAGGAACTGGCAGTGTCCAGTCGGGTGCCGCTTGTGAACGGGTACGTAAACTGTtgattttctccatttttgatGGATGAATTTTGCGATTTAACTGGTGAAGTTTAACATAGTTGATGGGAATtgggtagaagaagaagaattgagaTGATTTGATAGGTACCTTTGCTCAATTTGTTTGCTTACTGCTCCACTGTTTGCACACCCCTCCCGATCCCTGACCTATGTCAAGTAAAATATTACTCCATATAGTACATTTGTATTAATTGTGTGTCAATTTGTTGCTAATTTTTAGGAATTACTTTTACTTATAATCTAAAATATATGTCAATAATATTGCATCAatctttttaattattgttatttttagtttctcAATCGGTATTCGATAACTGTATTGCAACTCAATTAAATTCGAATTCACATTGAAAAGTTCAACATTAGAGATAAAACGCCCACCAACAAAGAGTTTCTACtgttgttatatgattttgatataattgaatatatttttcacttcaaactTATGTATGAAtgaattaatttttcttcatcaaatgtcTCTATCTTTTTTTTGACTAAAATACgttaaattaatatataaaaaaaaaagtgacaatattttagaaaaaaattcatttttggtGAATTGTTACATACAATTGGGAggataaaaaatgaaaagtacAAGAAATATATGAAGAatgttttcaaaattaaattgtaATTTGTGAATAATGgttcatttattttgttttatatatatccATTCTAAATACGTAGAGATTAAGAATTGacttttgatttgagaggaaatttagaaaaaaaaaaaataatggtcgTAAAAAGGaaatatgtttaattaacgtgtgagaaagaaggaaaactaaataaaaatgaaaaagaatggcataaagaaaaaataaattaaaagagatGCGGAAGATTTAatttaattgtaattttttttcatttttagtttatttcatattaatatttgtatttatataataataataaagttaaaaaaatatatatatgaatttatataggCAAAATGGAGGAATACCAAAAGGTGTcataaacttataaattaaattttggggGTTATGAAGATTGAAAGGttgaatttattgatattattaagaGTATAATTGAACAAGTGTGAGTTataaataattacttttattaaaaaacattaaataaaaaaaaatattcaaataatatgaaaaaatagccaaaaaaaaaaaaaaaaacacaaaaaaggtAAATAGTTTTGGAGGTCTATAAGACATGCACCTCTCTTTAATCACATTAGTATTTATCAAGTCCttaatttttcctctctttttttcaaaaagtttttaaaactttattcaatttaccatttaaaataatttttattacaactaattaatataattaatgtactaattcaattataattattttaatataaattaatttttaaatgttatagcatatattttgttgattattctctccgtttcattttagttaGTCATCTTACTAAATCAggataaatttaattattttttattttatccctatAATTAATTGTATCATTAAATGTGAACaaatacaattttaatatttatttctatgttcAATGAATATCTGATATtgtaaagggtaaaataataaaatttattgctcaatttatgatttcttaatcacGTAAAATGGAATA is a genomic window containing:
- the LOC107840817 gene encoding bZIP transcription factor 53; protein product: MASAQQPASSGSDGQRYANYDERKRKRMESNRESARRSRMRKQQHLEELMSELTQLQNQNTIWSQRIDAVGKNYHTVEAENNVLRAQIAELTERLDSLNSLTRFWADANGLAVDIPEIPDALLEPWQLPCPIQPITASADMLQF